The Anabas testudineus chromosome 14, fAnaTes1.2, whole genome shotgun sequence genome includes a region encoding these proteins:
- the ftr82 gene encoding finTRIM family, member 82 has protein sequence MADHTSPDYFSCSLCLNLLRDPVAIPCGHSFCMDCISGYWNEADYTGIYICPQCKITFTQRPVLRPNATLSMVAEKIKKSGLNLNLSTPQGNVYAGSDDVPCDFCTGKKLKAVKSCLNCLASYCEKHLKPHYESATFKRHKLVDELGNLDRKICQQHQKSLELFCRTDQMCICAICTVSEHRGHDIVSAEAERSEKQKLLGVSQAEIKQKCQERMKELEELKTSVDSLKNSAQRAMVESQKMFEDMIRSIERMRSEVTKLIGINEKAAFNQAEALVERLEQEIDELKKKESGLKQLYSTEDHIHFLQNFNYLCTPTDDGFIPKVTVNPDFSFAAVRKAVAEIKESLEEFGREELLRISKSVNEVPVYTTESRTLERRSRAKEMTVDNTPPPPEPRTRAEFVKHFFQLKLDPSTAYKELYISESNRKVLRTRDLQPYGDNPERFDSFAQVLCREALSGGRFYWEIEWSGEFSVGVAYKSISRKGKGSLCLLGYNDKSWSLLCSDSGYSAWHNRVDTAVSGPHSPRLGVYLDHTAGVLAFYSIGNTMTLLHRFETKFLEPLYAGFGVGTSVRICNIK, from the exons ATGGCTGATCACACGTCTCCAGATTACTTCAGCTGTTCCCTGTGTCTGAATCTCCTGAGGGATCCTGTGGCTATCCCCTGTGGGCACAGTTTCTGTATGGACTGCATCAGTGGCTACTGGAATGAGGCTGACTACACAGGGATTTACATTTGTCCCCAGTGTAAGATCACATTCACCCAGAGGCCTGTGCTACGGCCCAACGCCACTCTGAGCATGGTGGCTGAGAAGATCAAGAAGAGCGGCCTGAACCTCAACCTGAGCACGCCCCAGGGGAACGTTTATGCAGGATCAGATGATGTCCCCTGTGACTTCTGTACTGGGAAAAAATTAAAGGCTGTCAAGTCCTGTCTCAACTGCCTGGCGTCCTACTGCGAGAAGCACCTGAAGCCTCACTATGAATCAGCCACCTTCAAAAGGCACAAGCTGGTGGATGAGCTGGGAAACCTGGACCGGAAGATCTGCCAGCAGCACCAAAAGTCCCTGGAGCTCTTCTGTCGGACAGACCAGATGTGTATCTGTGCCATCTGCACAGTCAGCGAACACAGGGGCCATGACATCGTCTCTGCTGAGGCAGAAAGGAGtgagaaacag AAACTCCTGGGAGTCTCCCAAGCTGAGATTAAACAGAAATGCCAGGAAAGGatgaaggagctggaggaacTGAAGACTTCAGTGGATTCACTGAAG AACTCAGCGCAGAGAGCCATGGTGGAGAGCCAGAAGATGTTTGAGGACATGATCCGCTCCATTGAGAGGATGAGGTCAGAGGTGACCAAGCTGATTGGTATCAACGAGAAGGCAGCTTTCAACCAGGCCGAGGCTTTAGTCGAGCGACTGGAACAAGAGATTGATGAACTGAAGAAAAAGGAGTCCGGGCTCAAGCAGCTGTACAGCACCGAGGACCACATTCACTTTTTGCAG AATTTCAACTACCTGTGCACCCCCACCGATGATGGCTTCATACCCAAAGTAACTGTGAACCCTGACTTCTCCTTTGCGGCTGTCAGGAAAGCTGTGGCTGAGATCAAGGAAAGCCTCGAGGAATTTGGCAGAGAGGAGCTGCTTAGGATCTCCAAGTCAG TGAATGAGGTCCCAGTCTACACTACAGAAAGTCGAACACTGGAAAGAAGGAGCAGAG CCAAAGAAATGACAGTGGAcaacactcctcctcctccagagcCAAGGACCAGAGCTGAGTTTGTGAAAC ACTTCTTCCAGCTGAAATTGGACCCTAGCACAGCCTACAAAGAGCTCTACATCTCTGAAAGCAACAGAAAAGTCCTCCGCACCAGGGACCTGCAGCCCTATGGAGACAACCCAGAAAGGTTTGATAGCTTTGCCCAAGTGCTGTGCCGGGAGGCCCTGTCTGGAGGCCGTTTCTACTGGGAGATCGAGTGGAGCGGGGAGTTCTCTGTCGGAGTGGCCTACAAAAGCATCAGCCGAAAGGGCAAGGGTTCGCTGTGTCTCCTGGGCTACAATGACAAATCGTGGAGTCTCCTCTGTTCAGACTCGGGTTACTCTGCCTGGCACAACCGGGTGGACACAGCCGTCAGCGGCCCCCACTCTCCCAGGCTAGGCGTGTACCTGGACCACACTGCAGGAGTGCTCGCATTTTACAGCATAGGCAACACCATGACCCTCCTGCACAGGTTTGAGACCAAGTTTCTTGAGCCCCTCTATGCAGGCTTTGGAGTTGGAACCTCAGTGAGGATCTGTAACATCAAGTGA
- the ftr83 gene encoding finTRIM family, member 83 isoform X1 encodes MSSEQDSCYLCKEYLRDPVSIPCGHIFCSICLKTYWDHADHTGSYLCPQCRVTYNKRPTPRRMGGSRQSTIQRNSDSFPPPPPSPDYNYAGPQDVGCDICVGKKQKAIKSCLMCLASYCEKHLKPHYESATFKRHKLVDEIGHLDRQICPQHQKGLELFCRTDQMCICVLCTVKEHKGHDMVSAEQERSDEQQRLGATQAEIQEKIHDRLKQMEQLKQAVDSLKNSAHRALQECEKMFGDMLRSIERMQQEMAKLITSNKRAALNNAEGHMERLNNEIADLKRRDNEITQLSRTEDHIHFIQSYHMLIAQTEAEELPTVTVNPYFSFDPVTKTVSEMKQHLNEFSNEELVKTAKTVNKMPFCELDESKKRRSVKSDEVVMYKSVQSISASPVHEPRYRDDFLRYACQLTLDPNTAYRQLYLSRGNRKAALKREPQSYGDHPSRFDSLPQVLCKEPLSGGAYYWEVDWSGEGAAIGVTYKGIKRTGYGDTCRIGYNRKSWSLFCSDSSYSARHNKDQMELKAPYSSRIGVFLDHAGGTLSFYTVGDNMSLIHRFKASFTEPVYPGFWVWYESAITVIQL; translated from the exons ATGTCGTCGGAGCAGGACAGCTGCTACCTGTGTAAGGAATACCTCAGGGATCCCGTGTCCATCCCATGTGGCCACATCTTCTGCTCCATCTGCCTGAAAACTTACTGGGACCATGCTGACCACACGGGTTCATACCTCTGCCCACAGTGCAGGGTCACCTACAACAAGAGGCCCACCCCGAGACGCATGGGAGGCTCCCGGCAGTCCACCATCCAACGCAATTCTGACTCCTTTCCACCTCCGCCCCCGTCCCCTGACTACAACTATGCTGGACCCCAGGATGTAGGTTGTGACATCTGCGTTGGCAAGAAGCAGAAAGCCATCAAAAGCTGCCTGATGTGCCTGGCCTCCTACTGTGAGAAGCATCTCAAGCCTCACTATGAGTCGGCCACTTTTAAAAGGCACAAGCTGGTGGACGAAATCGGCCACCTGGACAGGCAGATCTGCCCCCAGCATCAGAAGGGTCTGGAGCTGTTCTGCCGCACTGATcaaatgtgtatctgtgtgctgTGTACGGTGAAGGAACACAAAGGTCACGACATGGTGTCTGCTGAGCAGGAGAGGTCCGACGAGCAG CAACGGCTGGGCGCCACCCAGGCTGAGATCCAGGAGAAGATTCATGACCGACTGAAGCAGATGGAACAGCTAAAGCAAGCAGTAGACTCACTAAAG AACTCAGCCCACAGAGCACTGCAAGAATGTGAAAAGATGTTTGGGGACATGTTGCGCTCCATTGAGAGAATGCAGCAGGAGATGGCCAAGCTGATCACGAGCAACAAGAGAGCAGCACTCAACAACGCAGAAGGTCACATGGAGCGTCTGAACAATGAGATCGCCGATTTGAAGAGGAGAGACAACGAGATCACTCAGCTGTCCCGCACCGAGGACCACATCCACTTCATCCAG AGCTACCACATGCTGATAGCCCAAACCGAGGCTGAGGAGCTGCCCACAGTCACTGTGAACCCCTACTTCTCTTTTGACCCGGTCACTAAAACTGTCTCCGAGATGAAACAGCACCTGAATGAGTTCAGCAATGAAGAACTGGTTAAGACAGCCAAGACAG tTAACAAGATGCCTTTCTGTGAACTGGATGAATCCAAAAAGAGACGATCAGTAAAAA GCGATGAAGTTGTCATGTACAAGTCTGTCCAGTCTATCTCAGCCTCTCCAGTCCATGAACCTCGGTACAGGGATGATTTCCTGAGAT ATGCTTGTCAGCTCACTCTGGACCCAAACACAGCCTACAGACAGCTCTACTTGTCTAGAGGGAACAGGAAAGCTGCCTTGAAGAGAGAGCCTCAGTCCTACGGTGACCACCCGTCCAGATTTGACTCCTTGCCCCAGGTCCTGTGTAAGGAGCCGCTCTCTGGTGGCGCCTACTACTGGGAGGTTGACTGGAGTGGGGAGGGGGCTGCCATCGGTGTCACCTACAAAGGCATCAAGAGGACTGGTTACGGAGACACCTGCCGCATCGGCTACAACCGCAAGTCTTGGAGCCTCTTCTGCTCTGATTCCAGCTACTCAGCCCGACACAACAAGGACCAGATGGAGCTTAAGGCGCCCTACTCCTCCCGTATTGGGGTTTTCCTGGACCACGCAGGTGGTACCTTGTCTTTCTACACTGTAGGGGACAACATGTCTCTCATCCACCGTTTCAAGGCCTCTTTTACTGAACCTGTCTATCCAGGCTTCTGGGTCTGGTATGAGTCGGCCATCACCGTCATCCAGCTGTGA
- the ftr83 gene encoding finTRIM family, member 83 isoform X2, translating into MSSEQDSCYLCKEYLRDPVSIPCGHIFCSICLKTYWDHADHTGSYLCPQCRVTYNKRPTPRRMGGSRQSTIQRNSDSFPPPPPSPDYNYAGPQDVGCDICVGKKQKAIKSCLMCLASYCEKHLKPHYESATFKRHKLVDEIGHLDRQICPQHQKGLELFCRTDQMCICVLCTVKEHKGHDMVSAEQERSDEQQRLGATQAEIQEKIHDRLKQMEQLKQAVDSLKNSAHRALQECEKMFGDMLRSIERMQQEMAKLITSNKRAALNNAEGHMERLNNEIADLKRRDNEITQLSRTEDHIHFIQSYHMLIAQTEAEELPTVTVNPYFSFDPVTKTVSEMKQHLNEFSNEELVKTAKTVNKMPFCELDESKKRRSVKSDEVVMYKSVQSISASPVHEPRYRDDFLRYNRSGRTGRTHRVSHAL; encoded by the exons ATGTCGTCGGAGCAGGACAGCTGCTACCTGTGTAAGGAATACCTCAGGGATCCCGTGTCCATCCCATGTGGCCACATCTTCTGCTCCATCTGCCTGAAAACTTACTGGGACCATGCTGACCACACGGGTTCATACCTCTGCCCACAGTGCAGGGTCACCTACAACAAGAGGCCCACCCCGAGACGCATGGGAGGCTCCCGGCAGTCCACCATCCAACGCAATTCTGACTCCTTTCCACCTCCGCCCCCGTCCCCTGACTACAACTATGCTGGACCCCAGGATGTAGGTTGTGACATCTGCGTTGGCAAGAAGCAGAAAGCCATCAAAAGCTGCCTGATGTGCCTGGCCTCCTACTGTGAGAAGCATCTCAAGCCTCACTATGAGTCGGCCACTTTTAAAAGGCACAAGCTGGTGGACGAAATCGGCCACCTGGACAGGCAGATCTGCCCCCAGCATCAGAAGGGTCTGGAGCTGTTCTGCCGCACTGATcaaatgtgtatctgtgtgctgTGTACGGTGAAGGAACACAAAGGTCACGACATGGTGTCTGCTGAGCAGGAGAGGTCCGACGAGCAG CAACGGCTGGGCGCCACCCAGGCTGAGATCCAGGAGAAGATTCATGACCGACTGAAGCAGATGGAACAGCTAAAGCAAGCAGTAGACTCACTAAAG AACTCAGCCCACAGAGCACTGCAAGAATGTGAAAAGATGTTTGGGGACATGTTGCGCTCCATTGAGAGAATGCAGCAGGAGATGGCCAAGCTGATCACGAGCAACAAGAGAGCAGCACTCAACAACGCAGAAGGTCACATGGAGCGTCTGAACAATGAGATCGCCGATTTGAAGAGGAGAGACAACGAGATCACTCAGCTGTCCCGCACCGAGGACCACATCCACTTCATCCAG AGCTACCACATGCTGATAGCCCAAACCGAGGCTGAGGAGCTGCCCACAGTCACTGTGAACCCCTACTTCTCTTTTGACCCGGTCACTAAAACTGTCTCCGAGATGAAACAGCACCTGAATGAGTTCAGCAATGAAGAACTGGTTAAGACAGCCAAGACAG tTAACAAGATGCCTTTCTGTGAACTGGATGAATCCAAAAAGAGACGATCAGTAAAAA GCGATGAAGTTGTCATGTACAAGTCTGTCCAGTCTATCTCAGCCTCTCCAGTCCATGAACCTCGGTACAGGGATGATTTCCTGAGAT ATAATAGGTCGGGCAGAACTGGCCGAACCCACCGGGTGTCCCACGCACTGTGA